In one window of Methanosarcina vacuolata Z-761 DNA:
- a CDS encoding glycosyltransferase family 4 protein gives MKVCIVALGGGIGGMTQYTSQLANSISNFNLDVHVITPKCTNENVNYFNENISFNYVPQIKKLLSLNSFRFDIFIKCIFDINPDIIHITMEHPWLIPYLLVFENKCPIVSTIHDSKKHPGDWSPYPYLISLKLLKKKSSRIIVHSKAVKNQLLTEGIPEKKINVIPHGAHSFFSKYCIKDVAEENWILFFGRIVDYKGIEYLIKAEPLITNQFPNTKIVIAGNGDVSKYKNFISNKEKFIFINEYISDEMTAQLFTKSKLVVLPYIEASQSGIIPIAYSFKKPVITTQVGGLPEVVKDGITGYVVPPRNYELLANAIINLLGNDQLRVKMGENAYIFMNENLSWDQIAYNILDVYKSALNQK, from the coding sequence ATGAAAGTTTGTATAGTTGCATTAGGTGGAGGAATTGGTGGCATGACTCAATATACATCTCAACTTGCGAATTCAATCTCAAATTTTAACTTGGATGTACATGTCATAACTCCAAAATGTACAAATGAAAATGTAAATTATTTTAATGAAAATATTTCATTTAACTATGTTCCCCAAATTAAGAAACTATTGAGTTTAAACTCATTTAGATTTGATATCTTTATAAAATGTATCTTTGATATAAATCCTGATATTATTCATATTACTATGGAACACCCTTGGTTGATTCCATATCTGTTAGTGTTTGAAAATAAATGTCCAATCGTTTCAACGATTCATGATAGCAAAAAACATCCTGGAGATTGGAGTCCTTATCCATACTTAATCTCTTTGAAATTACTTAAAAAAAAGTCAAGTAGAATTATTGTTCATAGTAAAGCCGTAAAAAATCAACTGCTTACAGAAGGAATTCCTGAAAAAAAAATTAATGTTATACCACATGGAGCTCATTCTTTTTTTTCTAAATATTGTATAAAGGATGTAGCAGAGGAAAATTGGATTTTATTTTTTGGTAGGATTGTTGACTACAAGGGAATCGAATATTTAATTAAAGCCGAACCTCTAATAACCAACCAATTTCCAAATACAAAAATTGTTATTGCCGGAAATGGTGATGTTTCAAAGTATAAAAATTTTATTTCAAATAAGGAAAAATTTATATTTATTAATGAGTATATATCCGATGAAATGACTGCACAATTATTCACCAAATCTAAGCTGGTTGTTTTGCCATACATTGAGGCATCACAATCTGGTATAATTCCTATTGCCTATTCTTTTAAAAAGCCAGTTATCACTACACAAGTTGGAGGTCTACCTGAAGTTGTTAAAGATGGGATCACTGGTTATGTAGTACCTCCTAGAAATTACGAATTATTAGCAAATGCTATTATTAATTTGTTGGGAAACGATCAGTTAAGAGTTAAGATGGGTGAAAATGCTTACATTTTCATGAATGAAAATTTATCTTGGGATCAAATTGCTTATAATATACTAGATGTATACAAAAGCGCATTAAACCAAAAATAA
- a CDS encoding DUF2206 domain-containing protein, which translates to MVLFSASLVVSHYGLSYIYLGSILFSWCISVVIKANRTFFSKFFHKIYIFDAILSSKSNFLVLSPNYVLLFSVLSLSWYIFTSHSSAFSLLINVNNHIYNSIFTNFLDSKVTEGLYLVTLKTSLIHDVTKYLHIFTQIFISIGLLYISIIPNNLFNKDFLLISWIYFLIFIASIIIPSFSSSLNTTRLYHIGLFFLAPFFIIGTIKFFSSIEKIINHRIDEKVPIKFISVFLAIFLLFNSGFIYEITKDHPTSISLSQKSILRFGDESDIMNFYDNYIPEEDLFGATWLSLHRNNTYKLYSDDSVTPLKCNVLVSKGCISYLNIHALSKFTTVIPSDSYLFLRYVNVRENLIQYRSPSLFIKMPIICKTDNIDLLIDNNSKIYSNGANYIFVY; encoded by the coding sequence ATGGTTCTATTCAGCGCCTCTTTAGTCGTATCTCACTATGGGTTATCATATATCTATTTAGGCTCTATCCTTTTTAGTTGGTGCATTTCAGTAGTAATTAAAGCAAACCGAACCTTTTTTTCTAAGTTTTTTCATAAAATTTATATTTTTGATGCTATTCTTTCATCAAAAAGTAATTTTTTAGTACTATCACCTAATTATGTGTTATTGTTTTCAGTTTTAAGCCTCTCTTGGTATATTTTTACATCACATTCTTCGGCTTTCTCTTTATTGATAAATGTGAATAACCATATATATAACAGCATTTTTACGAATTTTTTAGATAGTAAGGTAACTGAAGGGCTATATTTAGTAACTCTAAAAACATCTTTAATTCATGATGTAACTAAGTATCTTCATATATTTACTCAAATATTTATTTCAATTGGACTATTATACATATCTATAATACCAAATAATTTATTCAATAAAGACTTTTTGTTAATTAGTTGGATATATTTCTTAATATTTATCGCAAGCATAATCATCCCTTCATTTTCAAGCTCCTTGAATACTACAAGACTATATCATATTGGACTCTTTTTTTTAGCTCCTTTTTTCATTATCGGAACCATTAAGTTTTTCAGTTCAATTGAAAAAATTATTAATCATCGGATTGACGAAAAGGTTCCAATAAAGTTCATATCAGTATTTTTGGCAATATTTTTACTCTTTAATTCTGGTTTTATTTACGAAATCACAAAAGATCATCCCACTTCAATATCTCTAAGTCAAAAAAGCATCCTGAGATTCGGTGACGAATCTGATATTATGAATTTTTACGATAATTATATTCCAGAAGAAGATCTTTTTGGAGCAACATGGCTTTCACTCCATAGAAATAATACATATAAACTATACTCCGACGATTCAGTTACGCCCTTAAAATGCAATGTATTAGTTTCTAAAGGTTGCATTAGTTATCTTAACATACATGCATTGTCAAAATTCACTACTGTGATTCCATCAGATTCTTATCTGTTCCTTAGATATGTAAATGTAAGGGAAAATCTGATTCAATATAGATCACCTAGTCTTTTTATCAAAATGCCTATTATCTGTAAAACAGATAATATTGATCTTCTTATTGACAATAATTCAAAAATATACTCCAACGGTGCTAATTACATTTTTGTGTACTGA
- a CDS encoding class I SAM-dependent methyltransferase: MKEPRGQELIDRYKKNYHMSAEDDITEEMILKHWNLEKTLTSEILKSNSENRWEITDRCYTTLYRELWWLNKFTNSNNNISPSIKYKNIIEILGYPPKKIYEIGSGKAELITYLASCGFECKATEITRERGGKYASEVPNLSWGISDGIHLNKFEKSGSYDVVISDQVIEHLHPDDIIEHFKNVNSILSSEGKYIFITPHKHMGPADISRVFKCEKPFGMHLKEYTYKELKNSLEKAGFKDIYGVFHIPNTLTQLTGVYIKPKVSSIYLTYSCAVEQLISLLPYKTRRKAMIFFFVPDIFMIAQKK; the protein is encoded by the coding sequence ATGAAGGAACCAAGAGGTCAGGAACTTATTGATAGGTATAAAAAAAACTATCATATGTCTGCAGAAGATGATATCACAGAAGAAATGATTTTAAAACATTGGAATCTTGAAAAAACTTTGACAAGCGAGATTTTAAAATCAAATTCTGAAAATCGTTGGGAAATAACTGATAGATGCTATACTACTTTGTATAGAGAACTATGGTGGCTTAATAAGTTTACAAATTCGAACAATAATATATCTCCTTCCATAAAATACAAAAATATAATTGAGATTCTCGGATATCCACCGAAAAAGATTTACGAAATTGGATCTGGTAAAGCAGAGCTAATTACCTATTTAGCAAGTTGTGGTTTTGAGTGCAAAGCTACCGAAATCACACGTGAGAGAGGTGGAAAATATGCTTCAGAAGTACCTAACCTTTCATGGGGTATTTCAGATGGTATTCATTTAAATAAATTTGAAAAATCTGGATCTTATGATGTTGTGATTTCTGACCAAGTTATTGAACATCTTCATCCTGATGATATAATTGAGCATTTCAAAAATGTAAACTCTATACTTTCAAGTGAAGGCAAATATATATTTATTACTCCTCATAAGCATATGGGTCCAGCGGATATTTCTAGAGTATTTAAATGTGAAAAACCATTTGGAATGCACTTGAAGGAATACACATATAAAGAACTTAAAAATTCATTAGAAAAAGCTGGTTTTAAGGATATTTACGGAGTGTTTCACATTCCTAACACACTGACTCAATTAACTGGAGTCTATATCAAACCTAAGGTTAGCAGTATATATCTCACTTACTCGTGTGCTGTAGAACAATTAATTTCATTATTACCGTATAAAACAAGACGAAAGGCTATGATTTTTTTCTTCGTACCTGATATATTCATGATCGCACAGAAAAAGTGA